A window of Chloroflexota bacterium genomic DNA:
AAGGCGCCGCATAACCCGTCGCTTTGTCTCCCAATGGTCAGGCTGTGGTAGCTGCGGAAGGTTGAGGTAGGTTTGCCAATCGTGCGCCACTGACGTATAATCCTTGTGTGATTTTCATCGAAACCCCGCTATTCACGAAACTGATCCAGGACTTTGTCTCCGACGAAAGCTATTCCGAGCTTCAGTAAGTGCTGATCTTTCGTCCTGATGCAGGTCGTCTCATCCCAGGTGGAGGTGGCTTGCGCAAAATACGCTGGCGCATGCCTGGTTCCGGCAAGCGGGGAGGACTGCGAATCATCTACCATTGGGATGTGCCAAACGACACCACGTACATGCTGTTGGCATACCGAAAGAGCAGGAAAGAGGATTTGACGCCGGATCAACTCAAGCTTCTGCATGATCTAGTGAAGGAATGGCTGGCATGAATGAACAGGATTTTGAAAATCTGGTAGAAAGTATCAAACAGGCAGGTCAGATCAAGCGAGGTGAGCTACAGCCTGGACGCCAGTTTGAGTTCTCGCCACTCGACATCAAGGAGATAAGAAACAAGCTCCACAAATCTCAAAGCGAGTTTGCGCTGATGATCGGAGTGAGCCTATCAACACTGCAGAACTGGGAACAGGGAAGGCGCAAGCCAGTGGGACCAGCCCGTGCCCTACTGCAAGTTGCTAACAAGCACCCAGAAGCAGTTCAAGAGGCGCTGTCCTCGCCATAGTTTTATTCGGTGCCAGGCGCACCAACTTCCAGTGCCCTGCCACACACGGTCTGGAGCCGACCGGGGGATTGGTGCGCTCGGAGAGGTCTCGGATGCGAGGTCGAGTGGATTGAGCAACCTTGTGTGTCGTCCCCCCGGCGGCTCAGCCAGGTCACTGGGCGAGACGCTCGCTGCGCTCGCATCTCGCCTAATGGCGCGCCAGGGAGTTCCGTTATGTAAGAGAAAATCGGTATGGGAACACTGAAAGACATAGAGGTGCTTTACCGCGGCGACATCTACGACATGGCATGTTTGCTCCTGAAGATACACGATGCGAAAGACAAGGGCACGAATCGCCGGTCACGTCACACCATGCACGGTTTAGCGACCACATACGCTATGATAACTGATGTCAGCCCGGATAGAATTCGGGAGATTTTCAAAAGGCACAGCGTGGTACACTTCGGGCAAATCACCAGCGATGAAGGGTGGCAAGCATTGACTCTGGCGCAGAAACTCGGCGTGCGATTAGTTCCCCCCGACGATGCCCAAGTCACATTGGCGTTCGACTGGACGATGCAGCAAGAACGCGCCGCCGCTTACGATAGCTTCTACCTGGCACTGGCCAAGACGTTGCACAGTGAGCTGTGGGCGGCAGATAAGCGGTTGGTCGATGTCGCCGGGGTATCTTGGATACACTTGATACCTGACGCTCTATAAAGACCGTTGATGAAGCTCGCACAGCTTTTTGCAATGAAAATGCCATACGGTTTTTTGACCCCGACCATTCAGAAGTGGTGCGGATTGGTCGCAGTGGTCTGAAAAGTGAGTACTTCGACTATGGACCCGGCGACATTCCAGGGCAGGGCCGCCGGCAGATCTATGAACTCGACTTGCCCAATCAAGTTCTGGAACAGGTTTACTGGAAGAATGCCCTTCGAATTCTGGGGTTGAATGGAGACCACGAGTGACAATTGACAATTAGCCAGGGTCTTCCACAGCATCGTAACACTCAACTCAACAAGGTGCGAATAAACAGGACGCGACGGCCCGGCTCGGCGAAAGGCTGCGCGCACAAGGAGGGCGCCTGTTGTGGTATGTCTGCTGCCAGCCGCCCATCCCCAACACCTTCCTCCATTCGCCCCTGGTGGAAGGCCAACTGCACGGGTGGCTGACCTATTTCCTGAAGCTCGATGGATTCCTGCGTTGGAGTTTCTGCCTGTGGCCAGCGGATCCGTGGAAACAGGTAAGCTGGCGAGCCCCAGGCTGGCCGGCAGGGGATATGTACTTCGTGCTGCCCGGTAAGGATGGTTTCCCGGTTGAAACCCTGCGCTACGAAGCCCTGCGCACCGCGGTGCAGGATTTTGAACTTATCAAGCTGGCAGCTCGATCACTGCCCCCGGACCAGGCCGAGACTGTGATCGGCGAGGCTTTCGGGTTGATTCTGAGAACCAGAGATATCCAGGATTTTGCAGAGGTAGATACGGTAAATGCAGAGAGCCTCTATTCTCTCGATCCCGCTGATTACACGGCTGCCCGTCGCATCCTGTTGGCTGCCATCGAAAGCCACAATAACGAACACGAATGGCTTGGTTCATTATGATGACCGATTTGCTCGTCAGGTTGTATGATCTGGAAAATGACTGGACCTTCATCGCCGATCAGGCCAGACTCGGTCACATTATCCGCAAGCCCATCGGCCCTGAGAAGCAGTTGATCGTAGATTGGGTGCGAGCCAAATTTTCTGACGGCTGGGCGAGTGAAACCGATATTGCCCTTGCCAATTTTCCGTTGAGTTGTTTTATCGCCCAAAAACAAGGCGTTTTGCTCGGATTTGCATGTTACGATGCCACAGCATTGGGTTACTTCGGTCCCATTGGGGTAGATGACTCTTACCGAAACCTGGGGATTGGAAAAGCGCTTCTGGTGGCTTGCATGCTGGACATGAAGCTGAAGGGCTACGGCTATGCTATCATCGGCAGCGCGGGTCCTACAGAATTCTATTCCAGCACATTAAACGTCATTGAGATACCAGATTCAACCCCGGGTTTGTGGAAATACTGGCTGAAGAGATAGTTTGCTTGAAATATGGAGGAGTACGATGGAAAATTCACCCTCGCTTTCTGACGCGACACGAGTGGCACGACTGCAACCACCTGCTG
This region includes:
- the nadS gene encoding NadS family protein, encoding MNEQDFENLVESIKQAGQIKRGELQPGRQFEFSPLDIKEIRNKLHKSQSEFALMIGVSLSTLQNWEQGRRKPVGPARALLQVANKHPEAVQEALSSP
- a CDS encoding type II toxin-antitoxin system VapC family toxin is translated as MGTLKDIEVLYRGDIYDMACLLLKIHDAKDKGTNRRSRHTMHGLATTYAMITDVSPDRIREIFKRHSVVHFGQITSDEGWQALTLAQKLGVRLVPPDDAQVTLAFDWTMQQERAAAYDSFYLALAKTLHSELWAADKRLVDVAGVSWIHLIPDAL
- a CDS encoding DUF4091 domain-containing protein yields the protein MWYVCCQPPIPNTFLHSPLVEGQLHGWLTYFLKLDGFLRWSFCLWPADPWKQVSWRAPGWPAGDMYFVLPGKDGFPVETLRYEALRTAVQDFELIKLAARSLPPDQAETVIGEAFGLILRTRDIQDFAEVDTVNAESLYSLDPADYTAARRILLAAIESHNNEHEWLGSL
- a CDS encoding GNAT family N-acetyltransferase; the protein is MAWFIMMTDLLVRLYDLENDWTFIADQARLGHIIRKPIGPEKQLIVDWVRAKFSDGWASETDIALANFPLSCFIAQKQGVLLGFACYDATALGYFGPIGVDDSYRNLGIGKALLVACMLDMKLKGYGYAIIGSAGPTEFYSSTLNVIEIPDSTPGLWKYWLKR